A region of Lacinutrix sp. Hel_I_90 DNA encodes the following proteins:
- a CDS encoding DUF6095 family protein: protein METKRTDKEVLTKGLKKMGISLILMFLGPTLIYVAFSNQEKPLYIPLLLLGILSCAFAIYFAFKGLNTILDSMFKNNKTNLD, encoded by the coding sequence ATGGAAACTAAACGAACAGACAAAGAAGTCTTAACAAAAGGCTTGAAAAAAATGGGGATTTCTTTGATATTAATGTTTTTAGGTCCAACTTTAATCTATGTTGCTTTTAGCAACCAAGAAAAACCCTTGTATATACCGTTATTACTTTTAGGTATTCTCTCTTGTGCCTTTGCCATATATTTTGCCTTTAAAGGTCTAAATACAATTCTTGACAGCATGTTTAAAAACAATAAAACTAATTTAGATTAG
- a CDS encoding TolC family protein has product MKKILLIIIVIFPLFNNAQSKKLTLTEAIEIAKKKSPDYKINLNRNQANYWRFKRYKASFLPELRLNAVLPEYRNAVRRITNDAGQDIFVNQNQLLIEGGLSISQSVPFTGGTLSINTNLERVELFGLNDNVGYSVIPFTVNYFQNSMLYNPFKWDKKIEPLIYEESKRDFIENMQQISVSTSRRYFELLKAQMQLEIAETNLSNQDTLFQISKGRYKVGKIAENELLQMELRFLNSKNAVTTNTIEVKRTSQNLARYLELSTEEIVLDVPEELPLFDVDADKALNEAESNRKAVIEFRRKRLEAEKELAFQKGNNRLELGISANFGISQNGDDFNNLFNNFNKQQSVRVTVGIPIFDWGVSKSRRKMAEANLDLTNNNINQDKQEFEQEIYLHVLNWSNQRDFLFTSEKAKEVSMKRYEISKKRYILNKITITDLNIALEERDRAILQYLNSLEKFWGDYYILRQLTLYDFINDKKIEVEDILYN; this is encoded by the coding sequence ATGAAAAAAATTCTACTCATTATTATTGTAATTTTCCCATTATTCAATAATGCTCAGTCAAAGAAGTTAACCCTTACCGAAGCTATAGAAATAGCTAAGAAAAAATCACCAGATTATAAAATTAATCTCAATAGAAATCAAGCCAATTATTGGAGATTCAAACGGTACAAAGCCAGTTTTCTACCAGAGCTCAGACTTAACGCTGTTTTACCTGAATATAGAAATGCAGTTAGACGAATAACAAATGATGCGGGACAAGATATTTTTGTAAACCAAAACCAATTACTTATAGAAGGCGGATTATCTATATCACAAAGCGTACCTTTCACTGGAGGTACTTTATCTATAAACACAAACCTAGAGCGCGTTGAGCTTTTTGGACTTAATGATAATGTAGGCTATTCTGTAATTCCTTTTACGGTTAATTATTTTCAAAATTCAATGCTCTATAACCCGTTTAAATGGGATAAGAAAATTGAACCATTAATCTATGAAGAATCAAAAAGAGACTTCATAGAAAATATGCAACAAATATCAGTGAGTACTTCCCGTCGCTATTTTGAATTGCTTAAAGCACAAATGCAATTAGAAATTGCCGAAACTAATTTATCTAATCAAGATACCTTATTTCAAATTTCAAAAGGCAGATATAAAGTTGGTAAGATTGCAGAAAACGAGTTATTGCAAATGGAATTGCGCTTTTTAAATTCAAAAAATGCAGTGACTACAAATACTATTGAGGTAAAAAGAACCTCTCAAAATTTGGCGCGGTATTTAGAATTAAGCACAGAAGAAATAGTGCTTGATGTTCCAGAAGAATTACCACTTTTTGATGTAGATGCAGACAAAGCATTGAATGAAGCTGAATCAAATAGAAAAGCAGTTATCGAATTTAGAAGAAAACGATTAGAGGCCGAAAAGGAATTAGCGTTTCAAAAGGGAAATAATCGATTGGAGCTAGGCATCTCTGCTAATTTTGGTATTTCTCAAAATGGAGATGACTTCAACAATCTATTCAACAACTTTAACAAACAACAAAGTGTTAGAGTTACTGTTGGTATTCCAATATTTGACTGGGGTGTATCAAAATCCAGACGAAAAATGGCAGAGGCAAATTTAGATTTAACTAACAATAATATAAATCAAGACAAACAAGAGTTTGAACAAGAAATATACTTGCATGTTTTAAACTGGTCTAACCAAAGAGATTTTTTGTTCACTTCTGAAAAAGCGAAAGAAGTTTCAATGAAGCGTTATGAGATTTCAAAAAAAAGATATATTCTAAATAAAATAACCATTACAGATTTAAATATTGCTTTAGAGGAAAGGGATCGAGCTATTCTTCAGTATTTAAATTCTCTCGAAAAATTCTGGGGCGATTATTACATATTAAGACAACTTACTCTCTATGATTTTATAAATGACAAAAAAATAGAGGTTGAAGATATTCTTTATAATTAA
- a CDS encoding AI-2E family transporter, translating into MDKIRTTNYLLLIIVIPIVFYLLKILSFIFIPLVFSMFIALLFLPLMRFLKRRGVHKIISIFIIILIIFLGIKLGVELVKLSSKQIAENDSEFFLQAESKINDLVYEVESIFGIKNANPENTKLSRFLNKEAVFKNFGSTLSFISKTLTAVLMTVFFVVLWLAESINIENVLNKTILKKRHQSIRTFIKIENDLITFIKVKFLVSFLTGVFTGLACYLFDVSFPIFWGLFAFLINFVQMVGSFVTVILLSIFAFVELEPSSTLLFFIIAISGTQVLYGSILEPIFMGKSFSINVITVLVMLMFWGFIWGVAGLIMAIPITVFLKIIFEQFNSTRGLAKIISA; encoded by the coding sequence ATGGATAAAATACGTACAACGAATTATTTACTTCTAATTATTGTAATTCCTATTGTATTTTATTTACTTAAAATACTATCGTTTATATTCATTCCATTGGTGTTTTCAATGTTTATTGCCTTATTGTTCCTCCCGTTAATGCGATTTCTAAAACGACGAGGCGTACATAAAATAATTAGTATTTTTATTATTATTTTAATCATTTTTTTAGGCATTAAACTAGGTGTCGAGTTAGTAAAGCTCTCAAGTAAACAAATCGCAGAAAATGATTCTGAATTCTTTTTACAAGCAGAATCAAAGATTAATGATCTAGTTTATGAAGTAGAATCTATTTTTGGCATTAAAAATGCCAACCCAGAAAACACAAAATTATCGCGCTTTTTAAATAAAGAAGCCGTTTTTAAAAACTTTGGAAGCACTTTAAGTTTTATAAGTAAAACCTTAACGGCTGTTTTAATGACTGTTTTTTTTGTAGTGCTTTGGTTAGCTGAATCTATTAATATTGAGAACGTACTTAATAAAACGATATTAAAGAAAAGACACCAGTCTATTCGAACATTTATTAAAATTGAAAATGACTTAATAACGTTTATTAAAGTAAAGTTTTTAGTGAGTTTTCTAACCGGGGTGTTTACAGGATTAGCCTGTTACTTATTTGATGTAAGCTTCCCTATTTTTTGGGGATTATTTGCCTTCTTAATTAACTTCGTTCAAATGGTGGGGTCTTTTGTAACCGTTATTTTGTTATCCATTTTTGCTTTTGTTGAATTAGAGCCTTCTAGTACTTTACTGTTTTTTATCATTGCTATATCAGGAACTCAAGTGCTATATGGTAGTATTCTGGAGCCTATTTTTATGGGTAAATCCTTTTCTATTAATGTGATAACAGTTTTAGTCATGCTTATGTTTTGGGGTTTTATTTGGGGCGTGGCAGGTTTAATAATGGCCATTCCTATTACCGTATTTCTGAAAATTATTTTCGAACAATTTAACAGTACTCGGGGACTCGCAAAGATTATTTCAGCCTAA
- a CDS encoding HAD family hydrolase, whose amino-acid sequence MKDIKLVITDMDGTLLNSKDEVSAVFFELYNALKQHNIKFVAASGRQHSSIISKLDAIKNDITIVSENGALIREAETELLFTKFPIESIKKLIPVIRSIPNTHIILCGKDAAYIDSNDAHFNSVFTEYYRTYKKVEDLSKIEADDFMKIAIYHPDNSEKHIYPKLQHLEHEINVKVSGEHWVDLSVPNANKGYALDFLQNKWNIKPEHTMAFGDFNNDLEMLKLAAFSYAMANAHPNVKALSKFSTKSNDDFGVESILKQLIAAKS is encoded by the coding sequence TTGAAAGATATTAAGTTAGTAATTACAGATATGGATGGCACCTTATTGAATTCTAAAGATGAAGTAAGCGCTGTCTTTTTTGAATTATATAACGCTTTAAAACAACACAACATTAAATTTGTAGCTGCCAGTGGAAGACAGCATAGCAGTATAATAAGCAAGTTGGATGCTATAAAAAATGACATCACCATTGTTTCAGAAAATGGCGCACTCATTCGGGAAGCTGAAACCGAATTGCTTTTCACAAAATTCCCCATTGAATCCATTAAAAAACTGATTCCAGTGATTAGAAGTATTCCTAATACTCACATTATTTTATGCGGAAAAGATGCTGCTTACATAGACTCTAATGATGCGCATTTTAATTCTGTTTTTACTGAATATTATAGGACTTATAAAAAAGTTGAAGATCTTAGCAAAATTGAGGCCGACGACTTTATGAAAATCGCTATTTATCATCCTGATAATTCTGAAAAACACATTTACCCTAAACTGCAACATTTAGAGCATGAGATAAACGTAAAGGTATCTGGTGAACATTGGGTAGATTTATCTGTGCCTAATGCAAATAAAGGGTATGCCTTAGATTTCCTTCAGAACAAATGGAATATAAAACCTGAACATACGATGGCTTTTGGTGACTTTAATAATGATCTCGAAATGCTAAAACTGGCTGCTTTTAGTTATGCGATGGCTAATGCACATCCTAACGTTAAGGCTTTATCGAAATTTTCAACAAAAAGCAATGATGACTTTGGCGTAGAGTCTATTTTAAAACAGCTTATTGCGGCTAAATCTTAA
- the thrS gene encoding threonine--tRNA ligase: protein MIQITLPDGSVKPFELNTTPMDVAKSISEGLARNVISARFNGTTVETTTPLTTDGSLILYTWNTDEGKTAFWHSSAHVLAQAIQELYPDAKLTIGPAIERGFYYDVDFGETTISEKDFKTIEDKMLDIARGKHDFVMRSATKAEALELYKDNPFKTELIENLEDGTITFCDHATFTDLCRGGHIPNTGIIKATKVLSVAGAYWRGDENKPQLTRVYGISFPKQKELTEYLALLEEAKKRDHRKLGKELELFTFSQKVGAGLPLWLPKGTALRERLENFLKAAQKKAGYEMVMTPHIGQKELYVTSGHYEKYGEDSFQSIKTPKEGEEFLLKPMNCPHHCEIYNATQWSYKDLPKRFAEFGTVYRYEQSGELHGLTRVRGFTQDDAHIFCTPDQLDTEFKNVIDLVLYVFGSLGFENFTAQVSLRDPENPDKYIGSDENWEKAEKAILNAAIDKGLNYVVETGEAAFYGPKLDFMVKDALGRQWQLGTIQVDYNLPERFELNYKGSDNELHRPVMIHRAPFGSMERFIAILLEHTGGNFPLWLMPIQVSVLTLSEKYEKYGEKVLNLLENHEIRALVDNRSETIGKKIREAEMNKTPYMIIIGENEEQENMISVRQHGGEDLGTISVEVFSEIVKTEINKTLKQF, encoded by the coding sequence ATGATACAAATTACTTTACCTGATGGGAGTGTGAAGCCTTTTGAGCTTAATACAACACCAATGGATGTTGCAAAAAGCATTAGCGAAGGCTTAGCTAGAAACGTTATTTCGGCGCGTTTTAATGGAACAACAGTTGAAACGACAACCCCATTAACCACAGACGGTAGTTTGATTTTGTATACTTGGAATACTGATGAAGGTAAGACGGCCTTTTGGCATTCGAGTGCTCACGTTTTGGCTCAAGCTATTCAAGAACTCTATCCTGATGCAAAACTGACTATTGGTCCCGCTATTGAACGTGGCTTTTATTATGATGTTGACTTTGGAGAGACTACAATTTCAGAAAAGGATTTTAAAACTATTGAAGATAAGATGCTTGACATCGCTCGTGGTAAACATGACTTTGTAATGCGAAGTGCTACTAAAGCAGAGGCTTTGGAATTATACAAGGACAATCCTTTTAAAACCGAATTAATTGAGAATTTAGAAGATGGTACTATCACTTTTTGTGATCACGCTACGTTTACTGATTTGTGTCGCGGTGGGCACATACCAAATACTGGAATTATAAAAGCTACTAAAGTACTGTCTGTTGCTGGTGCTTACTGGCGCGGTGATGAGAATAAACCACAGCTTACACGTGTTTATGGTATTAGTTTCCCTAAACAAAAGGAGCTGACCGAATATTTAGCCCTTTTAGAAGAAGCAAAAAAACGGGATCATAGAAAATTAGGTAAAGAACTAGAGCTTTTTACCTTTTCTCAAAAGGTTGGTGCTGGTTTACCATTATGGTTACCAAAAGGAACTGCGTTACGTGAACGTTTAGAGAACTTTTTAAAGGCCGCACAAAAGAAAGCAGGTTACGAGATGGTTATGACGCCGCATATTGGTCAAAAAGAATTATATGTAACTTCTGGTCATTATGAGAAATATGGTGAAGATAGCTTTCAGTCAATAAAAACACCTAAAGAAGGTGAAGAGTTTTTATTGAAGCCCATGAATTGTCCGCATCACTGTGAGATATATAATGCAACACAGTGGTCTTATAAAGATTTACCAAAACGTTTTGCTGAATTTGGAACGGTTTACAGATATGAACAAAGTGGTGAACTGCATGGTTTGACGCGTGTACGTGGTTTTACCCAGGATGACGCCCATATATTTTGTACTCCTGATCAATTAGATACCGAATTTAAAAATGTAATAGACTTAGTCCTTTATGTCTTTGGTTCATTAGGCTTCGAAAATTTTACGGCACAAGTCTCTTTAAGAGATCCTGAAAATCCTGACAAATATATTGGAAGTGATGAAAATTGGGAAAAAGCTGAAAAGGCTATTTTGAATGCTGCCATAGATAAAGGTTTAAATTACGTTGTAGAAACAGGTGAAGCCGCTTTTTACGGTCCGAAATTAGATTTCATGGTCAAAGATGCCTTAGGAAGACAATGGCAACTTGGCACTATTCAAGTAGATTATAATTTACCAGAACGGTTTGAACTGAATTATAAAGGGAGTGATAACGAACTGCATAGACCTGTAATGATTCACCGTGCTCCTTTTGGCAGTATGGAACGTTTTATTGCCATTTTATTAGAACATACCGGAGGGAATTTCCCACTGTGGTTAATGCCTATTCAAGTTTCGGTATTAACTCTTAGTGAGAAATATGAGAAATACGGTGAAAAAGTTTTAAATTTGCTAGAAAATCACGAAATTCGCGCTTTGGTAGATAACCGAAGTGAAACGATTGGTAAGAAAATTAGAGAGGCCGAAATGAATAAGACGCCCTATATGATTATCATCGGCGAGAATGAGGAGCAAGAAAACATGATCTCTGTTAGACAACATGGTGGAGAAGATTTAGGCACGATAAGTGTAGAAGTCTTTTCAGAAATTGTAAAAACAGAGATAAATAAAACATTGAAACAATTTTAA
- the rplT gene encoding 50S ribosomal protein L20 translates to MPRSVNSVAKRARRKKVLKQAKGYFGRRKNVWTVAKNAVDKAMQYSYRDRRVKKRTFRALWITRINAGARLHGMTYSQFMGKLKANNIELNRKVLADLAMNSPVAFEAIVNKVK, encoded by the coding sequence ATGCCAAGATCAGTAAATTCTGTAGCCAAAAGAGCCAGAAGAAAAAAAGTGCTTAAACAAGCAAAAGGTTACTTCGGACGTCGTAAAAACGTTTGGACAGTAGCAAAAAATGCGGTTGACAAAGCGATGCAATATTCGTATAGAGATCGTAGGGTAAAAAAGAGAACATTCCGTGCATTATGGATCACGCGTATCAACGCAGGAGCCCGTTTACATGGTATGACTTACTCACAATTTATGGGTAAATTAAAAGCTAATAACATCGAATTAAACCGTAAGGTTTTAGCTGATTTAGCAATGAATAGCCCAGTAGCTTTTGAAGCTATTGTGAATAAAGTAAAATAA
- a CDS encoding DinB family protein, whose amino-acid sequence MNRILQSTIQTLNKTHKLLSTLSDDKYSDTSVSPYYSSIGSHIRHIYDFYDCALNVEDGRVDLTARKRIACIENSCDSAIKYFDTIISRLKAVDVLNNKELVVIDDLGTGKIEINYTYEALLAQGNSHTIHHYAIINYILDRLNITIDDSDFGYNPTTPKKVTNLN is encoded by the coding sequence ATGAACCGCATTCTCCAATCTACTATACAAACCCTTAATAAAACGCATAAATTATTATCTACGCTTTCTGATGATAAGTATAGTGACACCTCTGTTTCTCCATATTATTCTAGTATAGGTTCGCACATAAGACATATTTATGATTTTTATGATTGTGCTTTGAATGTAGAAGATGGACGTGTTGATTTAACAGCAAGGAAACGCATAGCTTGCATTGAGAACTCTTGTGATTCAGCAATAAAGTATTTTGATACTATTATTAGCCGTTTAAAGGCTGTGGATGTTTTAAATAATAAAGAACTAGTAGTTATTGACGATTTAGGAACAGGAAAGATAGAAATTAATTACACCTACGAGGCTTTATTAGCTCAGGGCAATAGCCACACCATTCATCATTATGCTATCATTAATTATATTTTAGACCGTTTGAACATTACTATTGATGATTCAGATTTTGGTTATAATCCGACAACACCAAAGAAAGTAACTAATCTAAATTAG
- a CDS encoding adenylate/guanylate cyclase domain-containing protein — MKTTTFQFLRLLITTCIFWTLAFCVFIFIRYYAIGAEEGVTVTDYSISKILYYGVLLGLFIGTLFAIIEFLFDKLLSRNLSLGVVLLQKFVIYFIGIILSVNYIFKLAEDTLDLNLTIEEGWWKNSKIFWLLVCYFIICSLIYSFIRIANEKFGRGVFFNFLIGKYRKPREEKRIFMFVDLQASTTIAEDLGHYQYSRLIQECFNDLNGIVRRYDANIYQYVGDEAVLSWSFKKGLRNDNCVNLYYHFQNRINRKSKIYKKKYGLVPKFKAGVHGGKLIVTEVGTVKKEIAYHGDVINTTARIQGECNKYNEWFLISDELLNQLSLSTNYKTKAIGDVNLKGREETLNISAISRV; from the coding sequence TTGAAAACAACCACATTCCAATTTCTTCGTCTTTTAATTACTACATGTATCTTTTGGACACTCGCGTTTTGTGTCTTTATTTTTATAAGATATTATGCAATAGGAGCAGAAGAGGGGGTAACTGTTACAGATTATTCTATTTCTAAAATTTTATATTATGGTGTCTTATTAGGCTTGTTCATTGGAACTTTATTTGCAATTATTGAATTTCTCTTTGATAAATTACTGTCAAGGAATTTATCATTAGGTGTCGTGTTGCTGCAAAAATTTGTCATTTACTTCATAGGTATTATTTTATCTGTAAACTATATTTTTAAATTAGCCGAAGACACATTAGATTTAAATCTTACCATAGAAGAAGGCTGGTGGAAGAACAGTAAGATTTTTTGGCTCCTTGTTTGCTATTTTATTATTTGCTCTTTAATCTATTCTTTTATTAGAATTGCTAATGAAAAATTTGGCAGAGGTGTTTTTTTTAATTTTTTAATTGGAAAATATCGTAAACCTAGAGAAGAAAAACGAATTTTCATGTTCGTAGATCTACAGGCGTCTACAACAATAGCTGAAGATTTGGGACATTATCAATACAGTAGATTAATACAGGAGTGTTTTAATGATTTAAATGGTATTGTAAGAAGATATGATGCCAATATTTATCAATATGTAGGGGATGAAGCAGTCCTGAGTTGGTCTTTTAAAAAAGGGTTACGCAATGATAATTGTGTCAATTTATATTATCATTTTCAAAATCGAATTAATCGAAAATCTAAAATTTACAAGAAGAAGTATGGTTTGGTGCCTAAATTTAAAGCCGGTGTTCACGGTGGTAAGCTTATAGTTACAGAAGTAGGAACAGTAAAAAAAGAGATCGCCTATCATGGCGATGTGATTAATACCACAGCCAGAATTCAAGGCGAGTGTAATAAATATAATGAGTGGTTCTTAATTTCCGATGAATTATTGAATCAATTAAGCTTGTCTACTAATTACAAAACCAAAGCCATAGGCGATGTAAATCTAAAAGGGAGAGAAGAAACGCTCAATATTTCTGCTATAAGTAGAGTGTAA
- a CDS encoding ABC transporter permease has product MIDKILLEKLKSNFSEAYWFIKTNKVRTFLTALGIIFGVASVITMLAIGNGAEKEILAQLELVGVNNIVVTPILDEENEDAEENDENASSTESKRFSKGLDILDAISAQKNIPSIKLVSPEIILNTYVINDGRQNSVKLVGISPAFFESSNINLESGKSFSDYQIKNALPVCIVGKKVEKKLFTGGSALGKQIKVKDVWLQVIGVIEEKLISDKSQENLGIRDLNEDVYIPINTFLVRYKDRKIISDKVDVQNRNENGPKKRIPRGNYHQIDKLTVQVSNTNELKATAEVLSKMLRRRHNDVLDFEITIPIQLLKQQQKTKQIFNIVLIIIAGISLLIGGIGIMNIMLASVLERTKEIGIIRAIGATEEDVILQFLSESVLISVGGGIIGIILGIIGAYLIEIFSGIETVLTLNSIMLSFFIAVIVGLVFGIFPAKAAAKKRPIQALRSE; this is encoded by the coding sequence ATGATAGATAAAATACTTTTAGAAAAACTAAAATCTAATTTTAGTGAAGCTTATTGGTTTATTAAAACCAATAAGGTTAGAACCTTTTTAACAGCATTAGGAATTATTTTTGGTGTGGCTTCGGTAATTACGATGCTTGCTATAGGAAATGGTGCAGAAAAAGAAATATTAGCACAATTAGAATTAGTAGGTGTCAACAACATTGTTGTTACTCCTATATTAGATGAAGAAAATGAGGATGCCGAGGAGAATGATGAAAACGCTAGTAGCACTGAATCTAAACGATTTTCTAAAGGCCTTGATATATTAGACGCTATTAGCGCTCAAAAAAACATTCCTAGTATAAAGCTTGTTAGCCCAGAAATCATTTTAAACACTTATGTTATTAATGATGGTAGACAAAACTCTGTTAAACTCGTTGGCATATCTCCCGCCTTTTTTGAGTCTTCAAATATAAACTTAGAAAGTGGTAAAAGTTTTTCAGACTATCAAATTAAAAACGCTTTACCTGTATGTATTGTGGGGAAAAAAGTTGAAAAAAAACTATTTACTGGTGGAAGTGCGCTAGGAAAACAAATTAAAGTTAAAGACGTTTGGCTCCAAGTTATTGGTGTTATTGAAGAGAAATTAATTTCAGATAAATCACAAGAAAATTTAGGCATAAGAGACTTAAATGAAGACGTTTACATCCCCATAAACACCTTCTTAGTACGTTATAAAGATCGGAAAATAATTAGTGATAAGGTTGATGTTCAAAATAGGAATGAAAATGGTCCAAAAAAAAGGATTCCAAGAGGTAATTACCATCAAATAGATAAACTGACCGTGCAAGTTTCAAATACCAACGAACTAAAAGCGACGGCTGAAGTTTTAAGCAAAATGCTTAGACGTAGACATAATGATGTGTTAGATTTTGAAATAACCATCCCTATTCAACTTCTTAAACAACAGCAAAAAACAAAACAAATATTTAATATCGTTTTAATTATTATTGCAGGAATATCACTATTAATTGGCGGTATCGGTATTATGAATATCATGCTAGCTTCAGTATTAGAAAGAACCAAAGAAATAGGAATAATTCGCGCTATTGGAGCAACAGAAGAAGATGTTATTTTGCAATTCTTATCAGAATCTGTGCTCATCAGCGTTGGTGGAGGCATAATAGGTATTATTTTGGGTATCATTGGTGCTTATCTTATCGAAATATTTTCTGGAATAGAAACCGTACTTACCCTAAACTCGATCATGCTTTCTTTCTTTATAGCCGTAATTGTTGGACTCGTATTTGGAATATTTCCAGCAAAAGCTGCAGCTAAAAAAAGACCGATTCAAGCTTTAAGATCAGAATAA
- the murQ gene encoding N-acetylmuramic acid 6-phosphate etherase: MSFIKTTEQESNYNHLEKMSIKELLVNINKEDSIVPLAVEKALPQIEKLVEQIVIKLKAGGRLFYIGAGTSGRLGIVDASECPPTFGVSHNLVIGIIAGGDTAIRKAVEFAEDSTTQGWKDLLAHTITDKDVVVGIAASGTTPYVIHALKTCNTKNITTGSISCNEHSPLSLTATFPIDVVVGPEFVTGSSRMKAGTAQKLVLNMITTSVMIQLGKVKGNKMVDMQLSNHKLVDRGVKMLMSELHIDKTLAKKLLAEHHNVRASIKAYHSDGN, encoded by the coding sequence ATGAGTTTTATAAAAACTACCGAACAAGAATCAAATTATAATCATCTAGAAAAGATGAGCATAAAAGAACTTCTTGTAAACATAAATAAGGAAGATAGTATAGTGCCTTTAGCGGTAGAAAAAGCATTACCACAAATTGAAAAACTGGTAGAGCAAATTGTAATCAAGTTAAAAGCAGGCGGAAGGTTGTTTTACATTGGTGCCGGTACTAGTGGCCGTTTAGGTATCGTAGATGCGTCTGAGTGCCCTCCAACATTTGGAGTCTCACATAACTTAGTTATTGGTATAATTGCTGGTGGAGATACTGCTATTAGGAAAGCAGTCGAATTTGCAGAAGACTCGACAACTCAAGGTTGGAAAGATCTACTAGCCCATACTATAACAGATAAAGATGTCGTGGTTGGTATTGCCGCATCTGGCACAACACCTTACGTTATACATGCGTTAAAAACATGTAATACAAAAAACATAACAACAGGTTCTATAAGCTGTAACGAACATAGTCCTTTATCGCTAACCGCTACTTTCCCAATTGATGTTGTTGTTGGTCCAGAATTCGTTACAGGAAGCTCTAGAATGAAGGCAGGTACCGCCCAGAAATTAGTACTTAATATGATAACAACGTCTGTAATGATTCAATTGGGCAAGGTTAAGGGTAACAAAATGGTGGATATGCAGCTCAGTAATCATAAACTGGTAGACAGAGGTGTAAAAATGCTCATGTCTGAATTACATATTGATAAAACATTAGCTAAAAAGTTACTAGCTGAACACCACAATGTCAGAGCCTCCATAAAAGCATATCATTCTGATGGAAACTAA
- the infC gene encoding translation initiation factor IF-3, with protein sequence MKEDQHRINSKIRAEKVRLVGENIEVGIYTIKEALGFAEEQELDLVEISPKADPPVCKVMDYKKFLYEQKKRDKALKSKATKVIIKEIRFGPQTDDHDYEFKRKHAEKFLKDGAKLKAFVFFKGRSIVFKEQGQILLLRLAQDLEELGKVEQMPRLEGKRMTMFIAPKK encoded by the coding sequence ATTAAAGAAGACCAACACAGAATTAATTCAAAAATTAGAGCAGAAAAAGTGCGTTTAGTTGGAGAAAACATCGAAGTTGGTATTTACACCATTAAAGAAGCTTTAGGCTTTGCTGAAGAGCAAGAGTTAGATCTTGTTGAAATATCACCAAAAGCTGATCCACCGGTATGTAAAGTCATGGACTATAAAAAGTTTCTTTACGAGCAGAAAAAGCGAGATAAGGCTTTAAAGTCTAAAGCAACGAAGGTCATTATTAAAGAAATTCGATTTGGTCCTCAAACAGATGATCATGATTACGAATTTAAAAGAAAACATGCAGAGAAGTTTTTAAAAGACGGTGCTAAGCTTAAAGCTTTCGTATTCTTTAAGGGACGTTCGATTGTGTTTAAAGAACAAGGTCAAATATTATTATTGCGTTTAGCGCAAGATCTTGAAGAACTTGGTAAAGTGGAGCAAATGCCAAGATTAGAAGGTAAGCGTATGACTATGTTTATCGCTCCAAAAAAATAG
- the rpmI gene encoding 50S ribosomal protein L35 → MPKMKTKSSAKKRFKLTGTGKIKRKHAFKSHILTKKSKKRKLALTHSTLVHPADENNIKIMLRLK, encoded by the coding sequence ATGCCTAAAATGAAAACAAAATCTAGTGCTAAAAAGCGTTTTAAGCTTACAGGTACTGGGAAGATTAAAAGAAAGCACGCGTTTAAGAGTCACATCTTAACAAAGAAGTCTAAAAAACGTAAGCTTGCTCTAACGCATAGTACATTAGTACATCCTGCGGATGAGAATAATATTAAAATCATGTTACGTTTAAAGTAA